The following is a genomic window from Chanos chanos chromosome 1, fChaCha1.1, whole genome shotgun sequence.
TCTGATAATGAATGCATGAGGTGTGAAATTTGAAGTGATTTCTTTGGCAGggaattgtttgtgttttggtattatgtgttatgtgtgtgtgatgtgctcATGTATTGTAATGCATTGTTTTAGATGTAACTGCGATATTCATTCTCACTGAAGTCATCTGCACTGAAGTCGTTTTCATACTTCATCAGGGTTGTATGTATTGCACTCACTCCaattataaagacaaaacaaaaacaaaggggaaaaacaggTCATAATAATCAGTTTGCTTCAGATACGGTTTCTGTTGTCATGCAGGAATGATTCTGAAAATTATGCAGTGTTAGAGAAGCCCAGATTTAGTCAGAATTTCATATGAACCAGATAGTTTGGCTTTGTGCTGTTGTAGACAATTTAAATCATtgcctttttaaaaactttaaactgctttttaaattttacatgCTTTGTATACATTATTTGACAGTTCCCTGCAAATGTTGACAATTCATTCATTGTCAACATCCTGTgtgcagactgtttttttttttatcactgtcatGTTTTAAGCATGCTATGAACACTTTTAAAATACCTTGTAGGTATTGGGGACTTATGTGGACTTATTAGTGGAAAATGGGACATATTTGGAATGCTTTTCAAGcatgtttatattttgtatttctgcAACCAACAACAGTTAACAAACATCATCCATAATTGTCATAATCATCATCTGCATCATCAACACCCTCATTATCATCAGCACCAATCAGCAGAGCTATCATCTCTAACattaacagtgtaatataaCTGTAATATAATTATCCAGTAAAGGATAGAGGGCTCGTTCCTCATTAACGGATCATTTGGCATGAGAAATTATAATAATACACGTGAAATGAACAATGTCAACAATGTCTTCTTTCTGATAAGCGGAAGTACTGAAGTTCCTGTGCTGATTTGCCATTCAGTCTTCctcatttatttttccctctctttgacCGAACCTGCTAACGATAGCCCATTGGCTGCTCACTCCGCAGTGACAGTTGATAGATTTGGGaaactgtattgttttgttccGGCTCAAAGAGAGAACAtacgtgtaaaaaaaaaacaaaaaaataaaaacgattTCATAAATTCACAGTAAGTTATTGCGGTAAAAATACTGGtcggtggaaaaaaaaaaaaaaaaaagagaagtgttTTTGTCAGGGAAGAGAAGACAAACCCAGAGGAATGGCTTGAAGAAGCGAAAAATGAGTGGGACTAGGAGGTTAATCTATGAGGAGTCACTTCCTGTTTCAGAAGGGATTTGGTGTCTGATTCCTTCTCTCACGTGTTACTCCATTTAACTgtacagagaacagtcagagaGTCAGCCACATGATGTGCAAAATACTCAGCCATCGTGTAGTTTAATTCAAAGTTTGCTGTTTGATACGTTGTGTGCTCCTTCTATATCAGAACTGCATtaatatttgtaatttgtaacccagaaacagaaaaagaaatctaacTTTTATCTTCATTTCACTGTCTTAACAGGTAGATGATGGGCATGTTTAATGTGTGCCATACCAAGGAGTCCATCAAACATCTAAAAATCTGTAACCCCACCCATTTCCCAAACCACAacagttctgttctgtgagCATTCTTCTTGTTGCTGTTAGAaggtccagaaaaaaaaaaaaccctcaagaAATTCCCATGACAAAATGGATCCTGAAGACGCTGAGCTGCGGAACAAGCCGGCAGGCAATGCCAGTCCAAGAACCGTTGACCTCTCCCATCTTCCGTACCCGCTCCCGTCAACTGCCCCCTCCCGCCCTCTGAAGTTCATGCCAGAGATGATCGACCTGAACAGACTTCACCTCCATCGGGTGTTGGGCAGATATGACACTGTGCAGGTTAAACACGAAACGGTGAATCCCTTGCCTATGTGGCCACCCTCCTCTATTCTGATGCACCCACCGCCGCCGTACTTCCCCCCTCTTCACCCCGGTCTCATCCCCTACCCGTACCTCATGCCCGGACCCATCATGCACCTCTCCCCCAACCACTTCCACCAGGGTGACCCACTGAGATATCGCCGGAGGGGTCCAGAGGGCCTTAAAGGCACCCTGACCAGTGCGGAGAAACTGGGCCTGAACATCCACATCGACGACAGCTACTACGTGGACGTGGGAGGTGACCAGAAGCGTTGGAAGTGCCGCATGTGCGACAAGTCGTACACCTCCAAATACAACCTGGTGACTCACGTGCTCGGCCACAGCGGCATCAAGCCGCACGGCTGCAGCCTGTGCGGAAAGCTGTTCAAACAGCTGAGCCacctgcacacgcacatgctcacTCACCAGGGCGCTCGACCGCACAAATGCCAGGTGTGTCACAAAGCCTTCACCCAAACCAGCCACCTAAAGAGACACATGATGCAGCATTCGGACGTCAAACCCTACAGCTGCAGCGTCTGCGGGAGGGGATTCGCCTACCCCAGCGAGTTGAGGGCACATGAAGCCAAGCATGAGCGGGGTCAGGAGAACGTCTGTGTGGAGTGCGGCTTGGATTTCCCCAGCTTGGCCCAGCTGAAGAGACACTTGACCACGCATCGAGGTCCCGTCCAGTACAACTGCACCGAGTGCGGGAAGAGCTTCCAGTATCCCAGCCAGCTTCAGAACCACATGATGAAACATAAGGACATTCGGCCGTACATCTGCAGCGAGTGTGGCATGGAGTTTGTTCAGTCCCATCACCTAAAGCagcacacgctcactcacaagGTAGGAGAGC
Proteins encoded in this region:
- the znf366 gene encoding zinc finger protein 366; the protein is MDPEDAELRNKPAGNASPRTVDLSHLPYPLPSTAPSRPLKFMPEMIDLNRLHLHRVLGRYDTVQVKHETVNPLPMWPPSSILMHPPPPYFPPLHPGLIPYPYLMPGPIMHLSPNHFHQGDPLRYRRRGPEGLKGTLTSAEKLGLNIHIDDSYYVDVGGDQKRWKCRMCDKSYTSKYNLVTHVLGHSGIKPHGCSLCGKLFKQLSHLHTHMLTHQGARPHKCQVCHKAFTQTSHLKRHMMQHSDVKPYSCSVCGRGFAYPSELRAHEAKHERGQENVCVECGLDFPSLAQLKRHLTTHRGPVQYNCTECGKSFQYPSQLQNHMMKHKDIRPYICSECGMEFVQSHHLKQHTLTHKGVKEHKCRICGREFTLLANMKRHVLIHTNIRAYQCHLCYKSFVQKQTLKAHMIVHSDIKPYKCKLCGKEFNRMHNLMGHMHLHSDSKPFKCLYCPSKFTLKGNLTRHMKVKHGIMDRGLDARVFRRRGRFAILSSQLGILSRFGQEEPFDLSQKSQTQLRLSQSDGESVRGSSCQDEDSDSPYRLSQYSPEVYHPELNEAAEPAEADEEEGPEEEDEKVENGNVEEEEEEEEEEEDEEQGEKREYFSAEEEFQYSVFYENQSEGSSSASSGGSPESTYRD